A region of the Peromyscus leucopus breed LL Stock chromosome X, UCI_PerLeu_2.1, whole genome shotgun sequence genome:
CTGTGTCTGACCTTCATCTAGGACTTAGCATAACATAATTTCagcaggaaaagaggaggagtaGACTTAGAGAAAAAACCGTATCATGGGTTTGGAAAACAGACCAAAATCAGGACAAAGGAAGGAACTGTTGAAGGAAAGACCCAGACTCAGTAAGTGCTGGAGCTGGAAGGAAGCTTCAAGAATGTGGGAGAAATTTCCTCTTTTAGGCAGGAAAGTGGACAAAGTGAACTTTGAGGCCCCAATGTTCTACTTAGTTCTTTTCCTGTTGGCAGCCCTGATTGATAGAAAAGGAAATTCTTAATTCATCTTTTGGGTTCATAACTGCACATATTAGTTAGAATTCCAAACTGAGATATCATGTTCCTGTGTCCTTAACGAAGTTGTAGCTTAAAAGCATCGTCCATCCCTTTCTTCGGTAAAGCCTTGCTCATCGTTCATGAAGCTGTCAAACAAACTCCAGATGGAACAGGTGCTACTTTTTAATGGGGATTTGGAGTTATGTAACTTTGACCTTGTCTGCCAGGGAGCTTAGAGCCTCTCCTGAAGTAAAAGGCTCAAGCCTGTACTTAGTGGAGCTGTTTCTCAATTTTTCCTCTAATCGACTTACATTTTGGAAATTGTAAAAGGAACACATGCTGTggttacaaaacaaaatgaacagtaCAGCTCTTAATGTGCATTGATAAGTACTGGCTTTCTCAAAGCTGGCTTGGTCTGGGCTTGTTCCAGCTGCTTGTGTATGTTCACGTTGTACAGTGCCTGAACTTATCTCAGAAGTAGATGTCTATGAGTCTTAGTCAGATCTCCAGATAGTTGAAAATGACCAATTATTGGACTCTTGGCATCTAGAAAACACATGCGTATTCACTTTCCCTTGTTCCCCAGCTTGCTATTGTTGTCGGCAAAGGTCAAGCCCTGTTCTTTGGATGCTAAAATACACCTTGTATTTCTGCCCAGTCAACCCTGGCTTCTCATATTTTACACATACACCCTAGTCTACCTTAATTCTTTTGTTTggcattagttttgtttttcatttttgagacaggatcttccttattgtcttagttacttttgtatttctgcgacaaaacaccatgaccaagcaagTAATAAAGCACCAGtgggggcttccttacagtttcagagggttagtccatggccatcatggtggggagcatggcagcagggaagcatggcactggagcagtagccgagagctGACATCTGATCAACAAGCAGCAGGTAGAGAGAGCTACCTGGCAGTAGTTTGGGCCTTTGAAATCTCATAGCCCACCCCAGTTGACATACCACCTCCCACAAGAccgaccacacctcctaatccttcccaaacaggtcTACCAAGTGGaccagcattcaaatatatgagcctatgggggtcatccTCATTCAAAGCATCATGCTGTGTATGCCATGCTCATGATTCCTTTGCCATAGCCCCTCCAGTGCTATAACCACCAGCCTGTGGCCACTACACTCAACTCCTgattcattttgatatttttctgcCCCCTTCTCCAAACTTCCAAACTAATGTGTGCTTAATACAGATTCTGTTCTTCCCCAATTTTGAAGCTTATAACGCCATTGTGTATTGCTCATCAGTTAGAATTAGGTTGCTCCAGCTTGTTGGTCTTTGTAGAACAGCTGACAGATGCCTGCCTTGCTTTAGGTTGCATGGAACTCAATTCATTTCAAATGCATTGAGCTCTGATCCTGTCACATAGAGCTTGGAAAAGACCCTATAGTCCAAATGCCTtatctcctggcctctgcctcgGCCCTTATTGTTTGGAGTGTATGGATTGAGACTTAAAGGGCTTTTTGTTAGAGCTTGGATGTTTTTATCTTCAAGTTGTCTTGACACCAAGTCTCAAGGGTTCTGTTTCTACATCCTGTCTTTCATCTGGGCTTGTAAACATTGAACTATGGTATGTTGGACTTGTAGCTTCCAACTGAGTGAGACAAGTGGGGTGGAAGTAAAGTTTTAGCACTGGTTGTTGGCCAGTCCCCTGGCCTGTGTACGTGGTTAAAGAAGaatgagcacttgggaggcagaggcctgtgggtctctgagttcaaagcctacctggtctacatagtgagttccaggacagccagggaaacacagacaaatcctgtctcaaaaagagggggacgactggagagatggctcagcagttaaaagcactggctgctcttctagaggacccgggtttggttccgAGCATCTAaggtgggcagctcacaaccccctgTTCCTGCAGCTCCCAGGgattctggcctctacaggcatcaGCACACATTACACACCCTTTCATCcacgcacataaataaaaataaaactttagaaaaGAACATGAAGAAGATAGTCTCCTTTGTgggtagaaaaaaataatgaaactggTTACTGCAGTCCCCTATTTGTGCTGGCCCCCCACACGTAGTTACTAGAGGAGAGGGTGAAGAGATTTTATTCAGGCATGCTTGTTCCCTGAACAGGAAGCTCTGGTGCACATGACAGGCTAGCTTCACCAGGAAGACCTGAACTTCGGAgctttgttttgcatttctttcCAAGTCTCCTGCCATCACATCGTGCTGCAttggagaggagagggcaggCAGCTGAGCAGGCCCTACTATGGCCTGCCACTGTGTGTCTAGAAGCTGGCAGGACATGGGATTTGTGAAGGAGTTTCCCCTTATGCTCCTGGGGAATGAGACATTTCTTCCTGGGGCCTGAATGCTACTGTCTCACAGAGTCTCTTCCCGGCCGTGGAGACTACTGTGCTTTTGGGGGTtggctctcttcctctgtcctggCCGACTACCAGCCTTCTAGAACTCAGCAGTGGCATGATCTCTTCACCTGTCATGTGTTTCAGGGCCCTGTTTGATTATGATCGGACTCGGGACAGCTGCCTGCCAAGTCAAGGACTCAGTTTCTCTTATGGTGACATTCTGCACGTCATTAATGCCTCTGATGATGAGTGGTGGCAAGCCAGGCTGGTGACTCCCCATGGAGAAAGTGAGCAGATTGGTGTGATCCCTAGTAAAAAGAGGTGAGTTGTCAAGGTTTTTAGCAAGGCTTTTCCTGACTTCttgttgtctctctgtctctgtctctgtctctctctctgtctctgtctctctcctctctctcactcttttcctctctctctttctctctggtttgTGAGACaatgatctcactctgtagcacagactagcctggaactttctgtgtagcctaggctggcctcaaacttgctgtagtcctcctgcctctgcctcctgagaaatCAGCCGTGCTCCAGCAGACCAGGCTTGCTTGGTTGTCTTGGTTGGCCTGGCCTACAGTGAGTTCCTTGAGAGCACCGCACAGGCCTTGTTAGGCCTTTTAGAAAGGAGTCGGTACTTGGGGCATGGTGTTCACTGAATGAGCCAGGATGGTTGTTGTGCCCGCCACAGCCCATTGCTGAGCCCATGTGCTGGCAGTAACTGGACTTCCTGACTCCCAAACAGGGTTGAAAAGAAAGAGCGAGCTCGATTGAAAACTGTGAAGTTCCATGCCAGGACAGGGATGATTGAGTCTAACCGGGTAAGTGGGGACCCCCATCCAAGGCAGTCAGCCAGGGTATAAAGAGGGGTGAGAGGCTTGGAGTGTGGCCTGATGTGAAGGAGAACTGGGAAGCCTGAAGGGCTGTCTTTCTCAGGGGGCTGGCTCTGCACTGCTAGGGAACTGCCTGCCTTCAGCAAGCAGCGGGAGCACGGAGAGCCCACAGTTAGTGTGCGGCCCTGCTGTCGGGGGACGGGCTcaggaaggggtggggctggCTGACTTGGTGGGCAAGATGAAACCACTTCCGGTGTCTCCCCGGCAGCAGACCCTGCCAGAGCTGGGGAGACCCTGGGCATAACCTGGCATTGTCATCTTGCCAAGAAGACCAGCTCCAGACTTTGTGCTTGCCTCCAGATAGGACAGGGCAAGGGCACTCTTCCACCATTTTTTGATGAGCTTTGGAGGCCAAAGAACTTGTGAAGCAATAGTGGGAAGGAAGGCATGGAGTAGATGACTGCATCAGCGCACCTTAGGGCCGTGTCTAGGAGGCAGCAGTGACCTGTATTCTGTAGGAAGGCCAGGGAGTGATCCCGGACTAGGTAGAGCATCTACCATCCCCGCCACATTCTCCTGTGAACGTGATTTTCCTCTTAACATCAACTTTCATTTAATCTCATAGACTCCATTTGTGAAAGATGGTCTTTTATTTAGTTCACCATTGTCTCCATTTTAGTTTTTCTCGCATGCTTTAAAAtccattgttgttttttttttcttctgtccttccccTCCATCTTCATGTTCTTTCACAGTCGGTCAAAACGAAACGTAAAAAGAGTTTTCGCCTCTCTCGAAAGTTTCCATTTTacaagagcaaagaaaacatggCCCAGGAGAACAGCATACAGGAACGTAAGTAGCGGCAGAGTCCAGAGAGCAGACCATTCACAGCCCTGTCTTCTCATCCTCAGTTGCCCCTCCCCTCAGAAGGAGTTGGTGGCTGCCCAAGTGCTTGTCTGCGCACACACCTGCTTACCTGTAATCAGCATAGAACTTCGCCTGCACAGGGAGATGGTGGGGCTTATTTGTACAGCCTCTCACTTAGACTGAGTGTTGGAGGCTCTGAGGATGGCCCAGGCACCTGTGCTGGAAGTGTGAGACAGAGCTGTGCTGTGGTGATAAAGAATGGTTTGCAGCTAGTGCCAGGGTTAGAAAATGGTTTTTTCAAGAGAACAAGATCAAGGAACTACGTGTTGCTCTCCTGGCTTCCacctcttgtgttttctttctcttaatttcattcatgtatgtTAAGAGAAGAGCCTGTCCCTTCCCAGATCCCTAAAGTCAGGGGCTGCTTCTGgaatgccatgtgtgtgcaagcGTACAGGACACCCACATGACTCAAAGCATGTTATGTCAGGGTACTTGCAGAGCCAGTTACCACAAGAAAACATTCCTGTTCACATAAGTTGATGTGGACACAGTGTTGCTCAGCATTAtctaaataaagatttattgagAAACACAAGGCTGGTTTAGTAGAACAGGCTACAACACTAGGCCTCATTAGGAAACAATTCAATCCTGCTAAATCACTTACCCTACCACATGCCTCAGAAATTAGTTGCTCTGACAGTAACCTTAAACACCATGTCAGGTTTATAGAGTCGTTTCTCATTCATGTCATTGTGAAATTGTGAATTGTAAGTGTCTCATTTACCaatcactcctccatctttcatGGAGCAATCTTGTCATCCAGAGCTGTGGGGTCTGACAGGAGACTGACTAGTTCTGGTAGAAAATGGCCCCTAGTAGGCCCCCCTGGTTCGTGATCATGATATGTGTGGGTTGTGGCTACCTGGGGTAGCCCTGATAGAACAAAGGAAGTTTTCATCCACATGAAGACTAGGGCTTACTGCTCAGTGACAGGGGATAGAGAGGCTGATTCTGCTTGTGAGCATGGGAGTCTGAAACAAAAAGATCTGAGGTAATGTTGCCACAGTTTACCACATAAGCCCAGAACCTCCTCATGGAGCCTAGCCTGGGGAGATGTTACTGTTTAATGGCCTAGCCAGTTGGGGGTGCCCACTGGCCATTAGGGTTGCAATTTTCTGGTGCCTGTTTTCCAGAAACCCAAGTTTAGGGAAGCTTTGGACACCACACCACAGAGAAGTTTGCTTTGAAGGGCTTGGACAGATTGGAGTAGTGTGGGGGAAGTTCCCAGGGTGATGATAATGTTGTCTGCACACTTGGCAAATAGACATGTTTCCTTCATGCACCAGGGAGATGTGTTCCAGGGGCAAAGCAGAGACCTGGACGCTACAACTGTAAATTTGGTCAAAGAAGGTATCTTTAAGCCTTGGAGTGTTGCCTGTCACGTGCGATGGGGATATAGGACATAGACTACCTCAGAAAGCCGGTCTATTCCAAGGCCTTTTGGCCACAACTGAATCACCAGGGCCAGACAGCTTATCTGACATGGGCTATTCTTTCTCCAGCAGATGACTTCACCTTACTGTAGTTCTAAGTCTTCATGGGACTTTATATACTCCTATCGCTAATGCTCACCTGCCTCTGTATTCTTCCTTCCCtcgtttttctgttttctctttcccctggttctctcccttcccccctccccttcctgtccccttcctgtccctgctgTCTGTGAAATCAGGACTTCCCTGGGTTAAGTGACGATTATTATGGAGCAAAGAACCTGAGTAAGTCCAACCTACACACCATTAACTGTATTTGTGGCATGAATGGAGatcatggggtgggggtgtaggGCACCTGGGTGAGAGtagagggtgagggagggggcAGTGTTTGTGAGACCCTTTCCTATGGTAGGAGGAAATGTGTGTGCCTTCAGTACCATTGTCCCTGGTATTCTAACAGATTCCAGcattcctgtctgtcttttccttctaCACCTGTGAGCTTAGTGGCCCCGTAGAAGTGAGGTGGTTCTAGGTGCATGGTCAGGGTGAGTTCTCAGCTGATGTTTAGCTTCTTGCCGACAGTGGGAACCTGCTAGTTGCATCTTCTCCAAGTAACCCTACAGCAAAGAGTCAAGGTTAGGAACTGCAGCTTTTCTAGTCCTTCTAACTGGGGACCGAGTGAACCCCACATCTGAGCTGTCCCACGGGTCCAGGTGTTACCATAAGGCCAAGGCCACCTGTTGTCCCTAGAGCATCTCTAAGGGGCCAAGATGGCTTGGTGGGGCCATCCGCACCACTTAAGGGCCGTGTATAGTTAGGGATTTTATCTCAGAAAAGCTCTGCCTGACATCTCCATTCTGGAACTTAGGCCAGATTGGGGACTAGGAAGGCCTAGATGAAGGCTCCTTAGCAGCCATCCTTGCTGACTGCGGGTATCCACATGACAGCCTTCTGGGTGGGTTCTGTCCACATATGTTTTCCCTCAGTAAAGGATAAAGGTGGAAGACACAGGAGCTGTCCTTGGGGCTATGCAGGGCCGAGCAATGTGCGACAACTCAGCAAGTCGCTGGGGACGTGGGCACAGCATATCATGGTCCTGGCTGAAACGAGCAGCATCTCTCCATAGtttggtgtgtctgtgtctcatttCCATTTGCCTGCTGTTCTTTTGAGAGGGCTGCCATGTCTGCCTCCTGTGAATGCGGCTCTTCGCTTGAGCTTTCTCCGCCCACACTCCAAGATGGGCTGGTCCCAACTGTCtgtgatgtgggggggggggctgccttgTCTTGCAGACAGTCGTACTGCCTTGTTGTCTCTCTGTATTTGACATGTGTTTTGTGGTGGATCGAGGCATCCCCCCTCACTGCTGAGGCCAGGCTCTCTTCAGCAATGGTAGAAAGAAGGTTATGGGTCCCACCGAAGGCCAGAGTAGTGTTCCTGGTGGCTGTTCCATCATCCAGTGATGAGCCGCTAAGTTGGAGAGTGTCACCCAattctgtagttttggtggctcTGTCTTGGGAGAAAATGTGTGAGCAGCAGCATGCCTGGGCTTTTGTCTTTGACTGTCCCTATTTCTTCCCTGCCCATTGGCCTTGGGAGATgagttctgagacaggatttggAAAGCATCCAAATGACCTGGCTTGATTCAGATGAAAGGAAACAAGGCTCCCCGTGCCCATAGAGGGACTTGGCGAACTGAGTGGGCTCTGGGGACATGGAGGAGGTGGCCAGCACATCAGGATTGGAGCTGTGCTTCCCAGTTGGTTGCCTGGATGTGGCAGGCCTCCTGTGGCCTGCCTGACTTGCTTGGCCGCTCAGTGTCTCACTCCTGGCGCATTTGAGGTTGTGCTGCATGGGACCTCTCAGCGGTGTGTTCTGAATTGGAGTCTCTTTCTTGTTGGCTTGCAGAGGGAGTGACCTCCAACACCAGTGACAGCGAGAGCAGTTCCAGTAAGTGTGTGTCATGCCCCCTGTCTTGTAGCTCCCCCATGTCTCCCAGCCATCATCACGCCAGTGTCGCACCGCTGCCATCCCCGCTCAGAGGCTGCTGCTCCTTTTAGCCATGTACACTTGGAGCCCTGGAGATGCTGTGGCCGGCTCATTCACTTGGTTGGATGAAGTTTGTGAATTAGAGAGAGACTAAGCCCCTTAGCTCTGGCCAGGACCTGACTTGAAACCGTCCCTGGGGTATTGGGGGAAGGGTGAACTGCCCGTGATCAGGTCCCTGCCATGGGCATGTAGGCTGTTGAGACTGCCAGGGTTACAGATTCGTTCAGAGACCAAAAGTAAAATGGCTCCCGACTTCCATCTGCCTTTTCTGGGCTCCTAGGACCACTTTAACTTCTGGCTGGGTTACATAGTCAGGAAGGAATTTCCCAATATGCCTTGGGAGTGCCTATGACTACAGCATTGAAGCCACAGTTCAAACCTCCCAAGCTTTGGGAACATTGGCCTTTGAGGAGCTGCAGTGACTAGAGGTCTTAAATAAAAACTCCACCCAGAAGTCTCCTTCCCCACCAGAGAAGCCCTGTAGCAAGTATCCTGTGACTCCATGCGGACTGCGGACGTCACTGTCTCTCCTAGTACTGCTGGCAGCTAGCTTGGGGGACCATAGGCACCCAGCACCGAGTCTTGGCAACTGTTTTAGGAAGACTTCATCATTGCCAGGTTGTAGAGGGGCGTCCACCATGAGCAGAGAGCAGGCTCAGCATTGCTCTTAAAGGGCACTGGGAGCTTAGCTCAGATGTGCACCACTTTTCTAGACGTTACTTAGAGGTGTGAGGTGGGCAAATCAATAGACCCTTAAAGGGGCAACGTTGGGCTGCAGCTTTGGGATCGGGCTGAGAGTCTGGACCCGGGTAAAATGACTCTGGTAAATGTGCTTCAACCAGCTGGAGCTTCTCTGCGATTCTCTTCAGAATAAGGGGGCCACTGGACATAACCAACTAGTACCTCTCAGAAGTAGTTCCCTCAAGCTTGGGGTGCTTTGCTGGAGACTTCTCGGCTTCTGGGTCTTGGCCCATAATTGGGCACTCCTTCACTGACTGAAAACAACCCAGCCCACGGCTGGTGAATGGCTTCTTAGCCTTCTTGCCAACAGACAGTGATAGTGTTTtgtggtgggtgtggggtgtggtgaATGCTGCATGCAGACGGTCCCGTCATCAAGTGCTAACGTGTTCCCCTCTCTCGTTGCAGAAGGACAAGAGGATGCTATCTTGTCATATGAGCCAGTGACACGGCAAGAAAGTAAGCCCCTTCTGAGAGTCTCGCCTGTGGGCCAGTCTCCCAGTCACGGGGCTCAGGACAGAGGGTAGCTGAGGgccaggagaggaggaagcctggCCCGTCCAGCCATTGGCTCCTCCCTAGCATCACTGGGCAGATGCCACGCACACACCTCTTGTGACACTTTGGCCCACTGCTAGGAGGCCTTCCAAAGGGCGGCAGATTTTCGAGGAAAGCATTTTTGAGGCAGCTGTTGCTGTAAAGGGGGAGGGCCTGTATCCTCCCCTGGGTGTCTGCTTTGCAAGAGCCCGTGTGGAAATGTTTCCTGAATCTGTTGGAAAGGGGAAATGCTTCTGATTTTTCAGACTTGCCTGAACTTAAGATTGTCAAATTTAAAGGTTCTTTGAAGTCTCGACAGTTAAAAGCCAGAGACTATTGGAGTGGCTTCACCTTGTCTGAGTGGTGGCCACCAGCCTCTGTACGCAGAGGTGGGGCCGGCTGCCCTGTGGGGCCTCTGTTCACTATGTTGtgctctccctccccagttcACTATGCCAGGCCCGTGATCATCTTGGGCCCAATGAAGGACCGAGTCAATGATGACCTGATCTCTGAGTTTCCACATAAATTTGGATCCTGTGTGCCACGTAAGAGCCCAGGCAGACCCAGAGGAGTGAGGTTTGGTACTCTGGGAAGTATGTACTTTAAGGAAAGGGTCTAGGATCGGGGCCTTTGGGGACTTCCTGTAAGAGAGTAAGTAGCCCCAGTTGTCCCCAGAGTAGATGGACCTGGTCGGGTGGACATCCAACCTGGCTGCTTGCCTTATGCTATGGAGTGAAAGTTTGGGTGCTGGTGGTCAGGAGTGAGTTTACAGTGGGGAGGCCCATCCTTGTTTTGGTTGTAGtttctttgtggtgctggggattaaacccaggctATTGTACACAAAGCAGTTTGAGGGATGCTTTGTTGGGGTTCCCGAACTCCCACGCCTACTTTTGTGCCCTCCACCAGGCCATGTCTTGGGAAGCCTCACCTGTTTGGCCCATGTTAACCTCAGGCACCCTGTATGTAATATCTGGAGTTTGGAAGAGAAGTAGGCCAGACAAAAATCTTCCCAAATGCTCATTCTCATTCATCTGAAAAATTTGTAGTGGCCTTGTGCCGCTCCTGTGAGAGAGAGTGAAGTTGGCTTTTATAACCCAGATCATTGCCTTTGGGGCACACTACATTTCcgttcttttttcctctcttcttccctccctccctccctccctccctcccccctgcagACACCACCCGGCCTCGGCGTGACAATGAAGTCGACGGGCAGGATTACCACTTCGTGGTTTCCCGGGACCAGATGGAGAAGGACATCCAGGACAACAAGTTCATCGAGGCGGGCCAGTTCAACGATAACCTCTACGGGACCAGCATCCAGTCAGTGCGGGCAGTTGCAGAGAGGGTAAGCAGAGGAGGGGCTCTGACTGCCCTTGAGCCATGGGGAAGACAAATGCGGAGGCCTGGCATCCACGCGCATTCACGTGCCTGCCACAGTGCCGAGCAAACAAAGCTCTTGGTGTCCCTCCGCGTGCCAAGCCCCCAGTCATGGCGTACGCCTCTGTTGTGCAACTTTCACTGGAGTGCCAGGCACCGGGCAAAAGGCCCCTAGGGAGCAGTGGCCTTTTCTGGTTTATGAAGCCCGTGCTCATCAGACTTCTTGTCACTGGGACAAAACAACTTGGAGGACCGAGGTTTGTCACTTGTGCTCCTGTGGGCATAGTAAAGGCGAGCTGCTTTTGAGGTGCTTGTCTCAGGTCGAGCAGGGAGCACAGAGATCCTGGTGCACAGGgaacttcctccttcccctttctgttCCATCTGGGGTTCCCAAGGCCATGGACAGCAGTTCTCTCCCTGAGTTAATCCTTTCTGGGAAGGCCCTCACAGGCACAGCAGAGAGCTTCACTAATCTCGAAGGTACTTCTTAATCCGATCTATTTAACGATCATGAACCGTCACAGAAACAAGAAGTAGGCCCTGAGAACGTCTCCGAGTTCCCCCCAGCTTGCGGTTTCGAATGCCCTGGGTTTCTCGGTGGGGCCCTCTGGCCGGGGACGGGATGACCGACGTGGGTCTGCTTTTGCAGGGCAAGCACTGCATCTTAGACGTGTCCGGCAACGCTATAAAGAGACTGCAGCAAGCACAACTTTACCCCATTGCCGTCTTCATCAAGCCCAAGTCCATTGAAGCACTTATGTAAGTGTCCATGGGGCTCAGGTGAccttggagagggaggagagtcgACTGGTTGGGCAGGGGTGGGACCCAGACAAAGCCAACTGAATGCCTGCTGTTCCTCCTGTTCGGGGCCTGGCCGTGCTCCTCCCAGCTGGGCTTTGGGACTTGGAGGTTTTGAGGAGGGAGTTAGCCACGGGCTCTTCTAAGGGGGCTGTTGGGCCGATTTTTAGGAAATGTAGAACATTTTGTTGTGTGAATTAAAACATAGGATCTCCTTTCGAAATGGATTGCTTCTGTGTCTCTGGCAGGGAAATGAACCGACGGCAGACATACGAACAGGCAAATAAGATCTTTGACAAAGCCATGAAACTGGAGCAAGAGTTTGGAGAGTACTTTACAGGTGAGAATTCAGGGGTCCGAGTGGTCATGAGTCTGTGAGGTCAGCCAGACACCCCTCAGGGAGACAGACTTAGGCAGAGCTAAGATGCCTGGGGCCTCTGCCGTCCCGAGCACAGGCCTTTCCCCAGGCACTGAGGTTTCCTGTCAGCCACCACGTTAGCACAAGCCACTCCCAAGCACCGCTTGTCTGTtgctttgtttattgttttctggCTCTGAGAGGTGGCaggttcctttgtctctctccctccctgcttt
Encoded here:
- the Dlg3 gene encoding disks large homolog 3 isoform X6, with amino-acid sequence MERARKFSGSSLALGLGTASASAWRRASQRWAWPLRSLRPGGDAREPRKIILHKGSTGLGFNIVGGEDGEGIFVSFILAGGPADLSGELRRGDRILSVNGVNLRNATHEQAAAALKRAGQSVTIVAQYRPEEYSRFESKIHDLREQMMNSSMSSGSGSLRTSEKRSLYVRALFDYDRTRDSCLPSQGLSFSYGDILHVINASDDEWWQARLVTPHGESEQIGVIPSKKRVEKKERARLKTVKFHARTGMIESNRSVKTKRKKSFRLSRKFPFYKSKENMAQENSIQEQGVTSNTSDSESSSKGQEDAILSYEPVTRQEIHYARPVIILGPMKDRVNDDLISEFPHKFGSCVPHTTRPRRDNEVDGQDYHFVVSRDQMEKDIQDNKFIEAGQFNDNLYGTSIQSVRAVAERGKHCILDVSGNAIKRLQQAQLYPIAVFIKPKSIEALMEMNRRQTYEQANKIFDKAMKLEQEFGEYFTAIVQGDSLEEIYNKIKQIIEDQSGHYIWVPSPEKL
- the Dlg3 gene encoding disks large homolog 3 isoform X7 is translated as MMNSSMSSGSGSLRTSEKRSLYVRALFDYDRTRDSCLPSQGLSFSYGDILHVINASDDEWWQARLVTPHGESEQIGVIPSKKRVEKKERARLKTVKFHARTGMIESNRSVKTKRKKSFRLSRKFPFYKSKENMAQENSIQEQGVTSNTSDSESSSKGQEDAILSYEPVTRQEIHYARPVIILGPMKDRVNDDLISEFPHKFGSCVPHTTRPRRDNEVDGQDYHFVVSRDQMEKDIQDNKFIEAGQFNDNLYGTSIQSVRAVAERGKHCILDVSGNAIKRLQQAQLYPIAVFIKPKSIEALMEMNRRQTYEQANKIFDKAMKLEQEFGEYFTAIVQGDSLEEIYNKIKQIIEDQSGHYIWVPSPEKL